A single genomic interval of Cucumis sativus cultivar 9930 chromosome 7, Cucumber_9930_V3, whole genome shotgun sequence harbors:
- the LOC101210825 gene encoding diphthamide biosynthesis protein 3 — protein MSYDDVEIEDMEWNDELQAFTYPCPCGDLFQITKEDLKLGEEIARCPSCSLYITVIYNMEDFLDHSNQKNNKGLEPSKQHPIVVA, from the coding sequence ATGTCCTACGACGACGTGGAGATTGAAGACATGGAGTGGAACGACGAACTTCAGGCCTTCACCTACCCTTGCCCCTGCGGCGACTTGTTCCAGATCACCAAGGAGGATCTTAAGCTCGGTGAAGAGATTGCTCGTTGCCCTAGCTGCTCTCTTTACATCACCGTCATCTACAACATGGAAGATTTTCTCGATCACTCCAATCAGAAGAATAACAAAGGACTTGAGCCCTCTAAACAACACCCTATCGTAGTCGCTTAA
- the LOC101202896 gene encoding protein JINGUBANG, whose translation MVMEPRNNHGLHRKRFGAYLQSDPAIFAGDDNDFSPRHSNASAATSPVYNYDKSPASGDASPYLMSPWNQSTSPYSKSPWTLRSGMNLYDDEFYAQSGLIGSLVREEGHVYSLAVAGDLLYTGSDSKNIRVWKNLKEYTGFKSNSGLVKSIILCGDRIFTGHQDGKIRIWKVSSKNPKSHSRIGSLPTLKEFVKSSMNPKNYVKVRRNRNVLRIKHFDAISSMSLNEELGLLYSGSWDKTMKVWRIADSKCLESITAHDDAVNAVASGLESLVFTGSADGTVKVWRRELQGKGTKHFLVQVLLKQETAITALVVNKSSAVLYCGSSEGVVNYWESEKHLSHGGVLRGHKLAVLCLATAGNLVFSGSADKNICVWRREENTGSHTCLSVLTGHSGPVKCLAVKEDEEESASSPEEESEVKKVYGSYKKRRWIVYSGSLDRSVKVWRVAENAPELLKIREADKAYLNKK comes from the coding sequence ATGGTGATGGAACCACGGAATAATCATGGATTGCATCGGAAGCGATTTGGAGCTTATTTGCAGTCCGACCCCGCGATTTTTGCCGGCGATGACAACGATTTCTCTCCTCGCCACAGCAATGCCTCTGCTGCCACTAGTCCGGTGTATAACTACGACAAATCGCCCGCCAGTGGTGATGCTTCGCCGTATTTGATGTCGCCCTGGAATCAGTCTACTTCACCGTATTCGAAATCTCCCTGGACCCTTCGCTCGGGGATGAATTTGTACGACGATGAATTTTATGCTCAGAGTGGTCTCATCGGCTCTCTGGTGCGCGAGGAAGGTCATGTGTATTCGTTGGCGGTAGCAGGGGATTTGTTATACACTGGATCGGATAGCAAGAACATTCGTGTGTGGAAGAATTTGAAGGAGTATACTGGATTTAAATCAAACAGTGGATTGGTGAAGTCGATAATTTTGTGTGGAGATAGAATTTTCACGGGACATCAAGATGGAAAGATTCGTATCTGGAAAGTTTCGTCCAAGAATCCGAAATCTCATAGCCGAATCGGAAGTTTACCGACGTTGAAGGAATTCGTCAAAAGCTCGATGAACCCAAAAAATTACGTCAAAGTCCGGCGCAATCGCAACGTCCTCCGTATAAAGCATTTCGACGCCATTTCCTCGATGAGCCTAAACGAGGAGTTAGGGCTTTTATACTCCGGATCTTGGGACAAAACAATGAAAGTCTGGCGAATCGCAGATTCAAAATGCCTCGAATCAATCACCGCTCACGATGACGCCGTGAACGCCGTTGCATCGGGATTAGAAAGCCTCGTGTTCACCGGATCCGCTGACGGGACGGTGAAGGTGTGGAGGAGAGAGCTACAGGGGAAAGGTACGAAGCATTTTCTGGTTCAGGTGTTGCTGAAGCAAGAAACTGCGATAACGGCGTTGGTTGTGAACAAATCATCGGCAGTTTTGTACTGCGGCTCATCAGAGGGAGTGGTGAATTATTGGGAGAGCGAGAAGCATTTATCACACGGCGGCGTCCTCCGGGGCCATAAACTAGCTGTGCTGTGTTTAGCGACGGCCGGAAACTTGGTGTTCAGTGGATCGGCAGACAAAAACATCTGCGTGTGGAGGAGGGAGGAGAACACAGGATCTCACACGTGTCTTTCGGTGTTAACAGGCCACTCAGGACCGGTCAAATGCTTAGCCGTTaaggaagacgaagaagaatcGGCATCGTCACCGGAAGAAGAAAGCGAAGTGAAAAAGGTGTACGGAAGCTACAAGAAGCGGCGGTGGATTGTGTACAGTGGTAGCCTAGATCGGTCGGTGAAGGTGTGGCGCGTGGCGGAGAACGCGCCGGAGCTGTTGAAAATTCGGGAGGCGGATAAGGCATACTTGAACAAGAAGTAG